In Sulfuriferula plumbiphila, the genomic window TGGCGCGCCCACCGGGTCGCAGGCCACGCTCAGCTTGCCCTGAGCATCTTCCAGCACCCGCAGCGATGAATTTTGCAGGCCCGGTACGCGCCGCGTCGCCACCAGTTCCGACACCACACGCATGATCTCCATGTCAGCCCTCCGACCAGTGGTCGATAATCCCGACTATGGTCAGATCACTCGGATAATCCTTGCTGCCCGCCGCTTCACGCGCGGCCGACGACCCCACGCAGATCACCCAGTCTCCCGCTACACACCCCACTGCATCGACGGCTACCTGACGCGGGCCGCCCACTTTTTCCCGCACGACGAGCAGCGGACGGTGCCCCAAATCCTTGATGCGATTGGTCGAAACCAGCGTTTTCTCTACTTGGCAAATCTTCATCGCTGCTCCTGTACCAATTTATGCCGTTTCCGCCTCAACCCGTTCTATCGGGCTGCCCGGACGCTTGTCT contains:
- a CDS encoding carboxysome peptide B, which codes for MEIMRVVSELVATRRVPGLQNSSLRVLEDAQGKLSVACDPVGAPPGKWVITTGGSAARIATGDRAILTDLTICGIIDAWDAGNGN
- a CDS encoding carboxysome peptide A, with the translated sequence MKICQVEKTLVSTNRIKDLGHRPLLVVREKVGGPRQVAVDAVGCVAGDWVICVGSSAAREAAGSKDYPSDLTIVGIIDHWSEG